The following are encoded together in the Tursiops truncatus isolate mTurTru1 chromosome 10, mTurTru1.mat.Y, whole genome shotgun sequence genome:
- the LOC117313917 gene encoding uncharacterized protein, which translates to MSLSHRQPASRTATPGQLCQGQPAQCWVDSTKEMSQAGFEWQRTEGKLNEIGLNVSMDGQLKDGLVKNASFLEQNKLCFFEGKLDKELGIEAQDKEYQATSGHLASRYVIADSCHPLEGNSVHQKTAELHLGPREGPDKNKATIVPGTVAGKNVPETESQPDLDFPGAADMPTQYVKEQETSVWNPNFHPVSVAQDPQHSREGTPGKENGIPAGCRVIGVVSDSSGQLEYESSLAVAVAHPAPTVAHSPTAIPPITRVEFTPDYVNASSHIKDHDKELEKLSSTEEGALLDQAPQQKKAMRRALSECSHLSVPPAVNLADKYPELPAQEELSSGLLLLTSSPMLSPTPKKLGAPAIRRSMTVAEEQTASHKLNPGELPILPTEEIPPFNCEEPVAKRREELTHFNNSSSSSSGKRELGTAGFYLHGKLEQIPEVSSKEKGQEDTSETRADSCFQVCRGGEKRPGQTVLAGKKEIEVTTTQSTPSFLCEETPRDGMFLNFASMGNKQTARKEPKWQITGRSVRRLIPAWSL; encoded by the coding sequence ATGTCGCTCTCACACAGGCAGCCAGCCTCACGCACTGCCACTCCCGGCCAGCTCTGTCAGGGCCAGCCTGCACAGTGCTGGGTGGATTCCACAAAAGAAATGAGCCAAGCTGGGTTTGAGTGGCAGAGGACAGAGGGCAAGCTGAATGAGATCGGGCTGAATGTCAGCATGGACGGACAGCTGAAAGACGGGCTTGTGAAGAATGCCAGCTTCCTGGAGCAGAATAAGCTCTGCTTCTTTGAGGGGAAGCTAGACAAAGAGCTCGGCATTGAAGCGCAGGACAAGGAGTATCAAGCCACCTCGGGTCACCTTGCGAGCAGGTATGTGATTGCAGACAGCTGCCATCCCTTGGAGGGGAACTCAGTGCACCAGAAGACGGCCGAGTTACATCTGGGACCCAGAGAGGGGCCAGACAAAAACAAAGCCACTATAGTTCCGGGGACGGTGGCAGGGAAGAATGTGCCGGAGACAGAGAGCCAGCCAGATCTGGATTTCCCTGGGGCTGCTGACATGCCCACCCAGTATGTTAAGGAGCAGGAAACCAGTGTTTGGAACCCCAACTTCCATCCCGTGTCAGTGGCTCAAGACCCTCAGCACTCAAGGGAAGGAACTCCAGGAAAGGAGAATGGCATCCCTGCTGGCTGCCGGGTGATTGGGGTGGTGAGTGATAGCTCTGGGCAGCTCGAATATGAGTCCTCCCTAGCGGTGGCTGTAGCCCACCCAGCCCCCACTGTTGCGCACTCACCCACTGCCATTCCACCAATCACTAGGGTCGAGTTCACCCCGGACTATGTGAATGCCAGCTCTCATATCAAAGACCATGATAAGGAGTTGGAGAAATTGAGTTCTACCGAGGAGGGGGCTTTGCTTGACCAAGCCCCCCAGCAGAAAAAGGCAATGCGCCGGGCCCTGTCTGAGTGCTCTCATCTCTCAGTCCCCCCAGCTGTCAACCTTGCAGATAAGTATCCTGAACTTCCCGCCCAAGAAGAGCTTTCTTCTGGCCTGCTACTCCTCACCAGTAGCCCAATGCTGAGTCCCACACCCAAAAAACTGGGGGCTCCTGCCATTAGGCGCTCCATGACGGTGGCTGAGGAACAGACAGCCAGCCACAAATTGAACCCTGGAGAACTGCCCATTCTGCCTACTGAAGAGATACCTCCTTTCAACTGCGAGGAACCAGTGGCCAAGAGGAGAGAAGAACTGACCCACttcaacaacagcagcagcagcagctctgggAAGAGGGAACTGGGCACTGCTGGGTTCTATCTCCATGGTAAGCTGGAGCAGATTCCTGAAgtaagcagcaaggaaaaaggaCAAGAAGATACTAGTGAAACTAGAGCGGATTCATGCTTCCAAGTCTGCCGAGGAGGTGAGAAACGGCCAGGACAGACAGTTCTGGCAGGGAAGAAGGAAATTGAGGTCACCACAACCCAGAGCACTCCATCGTTCCTGTGTGAAGAGACCCCACGTGATGGTATGTTTCTAAATTTTGCCTCCATGGGGAACAAGCAGACGGCAAGGAAGGAACCAAAGTGGCAGATTACCGGCAGGAGCGTTAGGCGGCTCATTCCTGCTTGGAGTCTATGA